The proteins below come from a single Prolixibacter sp. NT017 genomic window:
- a CDS encoding heavy-metal-associated domain-containing protein: MKKAVVTLIFGILMMGAQSLLADNAQKTETFKVYGKCGSCKARIEGAAKSVDGVAKADWNMKTEMLAVTYNPSKTNEKSISKAIAKVGHDTQFDKASDSAYAGLPGCCKYDRATYSDKKN, encoded by the coding sequence ATGAAAAAAGCAGTAGTAACGTTGATTTTTGGAATTTTAATGATGGGTGCGCAGTCGTTATTGGCTGACAACGCACAGAAAACTGAAACATTTAAGGTATACGGGAAATGTGGTTCCTGTAAAGCCCGCATCGAAGGCGCTGCAAAGAGCGTCGACGGGGTAGCGAAAGCCGACTGGAACATGAAAACGGAGATGCTGGCAGTGACGTACAATCCTTCGAAAACCAATGAGAAGAGCATCAGTAAAGCCATTGCCAAAGTGGGACACGATACCCAGTTCGACAAAGCGTCCGATTCGGCTTACGCCGGACTTCCTGGTTGCTGCAAGTACGACAGGGCCACGTATTCTGATAAGAAAAATTAA
- a CDS encoding efflux RND transporter permease subunit gives MLNKIIRFFLENKLVTFLALLVFVAWGIVSAPFQWDTGFLPRDPVPVDAIPDLGENQQIVYTEWPGRSPQDVEDQITYPLTTSLLGIPGVKTIRSNSIFGLSSIYIIFDDDVDFYWSRTRILEKLNSLPAGTLPDNVTPSLGPDATALGQVYWYTLEGRDKHGNPAGGWDPQELRTIQDYFVRYGLMSAKGVSEVSSIGGFVKEYQVDIDPDAMKANHVNVAQIMSAVKKSNLDIGARTLEYNKAEYMIRALGYIKNIHDLEQSVVAVHNNVPIRIKDVAHVTFGPATRRGGLDKDGAEAVGGVVVARYGSNPLQTINNVKEKIKEISPGLPSKTLKDGTVSKVTIVPFYDRTGLIKETLGTLESALSHEILISIIVVIVLVLNLRASFLISSLLPIGVLITFIVMRQFGVDANIVALSGIAIAIGVMVDVGIVFTENIVRHLEMPENRGARGHDLLNVIYNATIEVASAIITALATTVVSFLPVFAMQAAEGKLFKPLAFTKTFALLASLGIGIILIPAMAHILFGLRFDKKRTSRVWYSALIAAGILFPIIYHSWVALALLAFGVNGLLEYRWPENKRKYVTWINIAIAVVIVVYYLSTEWMPLGAQNSLLVNFLFVSFIVGAVLGTLMTIVHYYSYILKWCLANKWKFLSIPIALVLLGIVIWQGFDKTFSFIPATMNKVGWNIRTTSLWTSLDKSFPGIGKEFMPSLDEGSFLLMPTTMPHSGVQENIDVIRQVDKSVNAIPEVENVVGKWGRVNSALDPAPISMFENVINYRPEYILDENGHRMRFKVNDDDAFVLKDGSTYNPKKDGYRQIDKSQLIEDDNGEYFRQWRNSIKSPDDIWKAIVKASSVPGLTSAPKLQPIQTRLVMLQTGMRAPMGIKVFGPDLKTIEKVGFELEKFLKEVPGIKPQSVFADRVVGKPYLEIKIDRDAIARYGLTIQDMQTYISGAIGGMKLTTTVEGRERFPVRVRYAREYRDNPNDLKNVLIPTPTGVQVPLSELAKIEYTRGPQMIKSENTFLVGYVIFDKKPGHAEVDVVENAQKFLQKKIADGEFKVPAGVSYKFTGNYENQVRATKRLMLVVPISLLLIFLILFFQFRSVTTSSMVFSGIFVAFAGGFLMLWLYGQPWFMNFSVAGINMRGLFQMHTINLSVAVWVGFIALFGIATDDGVIMGTYLTQVFAKEKPETIAQVRESVLHAGRKRVRPAMMTAATAIIALIPVLTSTGKGSDIMVPMAIPTFGGMLIQLMTMFVVPVLYSMWQEKKVKKALKQKSIES, from the coding sequence ATGCTAAATAAGATCATTCGTTTTTTCTTAGAGAACAAACTGGTCACATTTCTGGCACTTCTGGTATTTGTTGCCTGGGGAATTGTTTCGGCACCTTTCCAGTGGGACACCGGCTTTCTGCCCCGCGATCCGGTGCCGGTCGATGCCATTCCCGATTTGGGCGAGAACCAGCAGATTGTTTACACGGAGTGGCCGGGGCGGTCGCCTCAGGATGTGGAGGACCAGATAACCTATCCGCTAACGACGTCATTGCTGGGAATTCCCGGCGTAAAAACGATCCGGAGTAACTCGATCTTCGGCCTTTCGAGCATCTATATCATTTTCGATGATGATGTCGATTTTTACTGGAGCCGTACCCGGATACTGGAAAAGTTGAACTCGCTTCCGGCGGGAACCCTGCCGGATAATGTGACACCCTCTTTAGGGCCTGACGCCACAGCGTTGGGACAGGTGTACTGGTACACACTGGAAGGCCGTGATAAACATGGTAACCCGGCCGGAGGCTGGGACCCGCAGGAGTTGAGGACCATCCAGGACTATTTCGTTCGGTATGGGTTAATGTCGGCGAAAGGAGTTTCAGAGGTGTCCTCCATCGGTGGCTTTGTGAAAGAGTATCAGGTGGACATCGATCCGGATGCGATGAAGGCGAACCATGTGAACGTAGCGCAGATTATGTCCGCCGTCAAAAAGAGCAATCTGGATATAGGCGCCCGAACCCTGGAGTACAACAAGGCAGAATATATGATTCGTGCGCTTGGGTACATCAAGAATATTCACGATTTGGAGCAGAGCGTTGTGGCTGTTCACAACAACGTTCCTATCCGGATAAAAGATGTGGCGCACGTTACTTTTGGACCAGCTACCCGTCGTGGTGGTTTGGACAAAGACGGCGCCGAAGCCGTTGGAGGTGTAGTGGTTGCCCGTTATGGCTCCAATCCGCTGCAAACCATCAATAATGTAAAGGAAAAGATAAAAGAAATATCCCCCGGACTTCCGTCGAAAACGCTGAAAGACGGAACGGTATCGAAAGTGACTATCGTGCCGTTTTACGACCGGACCGGACTGATCAAGGAGACGTTGGGAACGCTGGAGTCGGCATTGTCGCACGAGATTCTCATTAGTATTATCGTGGTGATTGTGCTGGTATTGAACCTCCGGGCCTCCTTCCTTATTTCAAGTTTGTTGCCGATTGGGGTACTCATTACCTTCATTGTGATGCGGCAGTTTGGTGTCGACGCCAATATTGTTGCCCTCTCAGGTATTGCCATTGCCATCGGTGTGATGGTTGATGTGGGGATTGTGTTCACGGAGAATATCGTCAGGCACCTCGAAATGCCCGAGAACCGTGGCGCCCGTGGACACGACCTCCTGAATGTCATCTACAATGCGACCATCGAAGTGGCTTCGGCAATTATTACCGCACTGGCAACCACTGTGGTGAGTTTCTTACCGGTCTTCGCTATGCAGGCTGCTGAAGGCAAACTCTTCAAACCGCTGGCATTTACCAAAACATTTGCCTTGCTGGCTTCATTGGGAATTGGAATTATTCTCATTCCGGCGATGGCGCATATCTTGTTCGGTCTTCGCTTTGATAAAAAGCGGACCAGCCGGGTATGGTATTCAGCGTTGATAGCTGCTGGTATTTTATTCCCGATTATCTATCATTCGTGGGTAGCATTGGCATTGCTGGCTTTCGGAGTAAATGGTTTGCTGGAATACCGTTGGCCGGAAAACAAGCGCAAGTACGTTACGTGGATTAATATTGCGATAGCGGTCGTGATTGTGGTTTACTACCTGTCGACTGAATGGATGCCGCTGGGAGCACAGAACAGCTTGCTGGTGAACTTCCTTTTCGTGTCCTTCATCGTTGGTGCTGTGTTGGGAACGCTAATGACCATTGTTCACTATTATTCCTACATCCTGAAATGGTGCCTGGCGAATAAGTGGAAATTCCTGAGCATACCGATTGCCCTGGTGCTGTTGGGAATTGTTATCTGGCAGGGATTCGATAAAACGTTCTCATTTATTCCGGCTACGATGAATAAAGTCGGATGGAATATCCGAACTACGAGTCTCTGGACTTCGCTGGATAAGTCATTCCCCGGAATCGGGAAAGAGTTCATGCCGTCACTGGACGAAGGTTCCTTCCTGCTGATGCCGACCACGATGCCGCACTCCGGTGTTCAGGAGAACATCGATGTGATTCGGCAGGTGGATAAAAGTGTGAATGCTATTCCGGAAGTGGAAAATGTGGTAGGCAAATGGGGACGTGTGAATTCAGCGCTTGATCCAGCCCCGATTTCCATGTTTGAGAATGTGATCAATTACCGTCCGGAGTATATCCTTGATGAAAATGGTCACCGCATGCGCTTCAAAGTGAATGATGATGACGCGTTTGTGCTCAAAGACGGTTCGACATACAATCCGAAGAAAGACGGCTATCGTCAGATTGATAAGAGTCAGCTGATAGAAGACGACAACGGCGAATATTTCCGTCAGTGGCGCAACAGCATCAAGTCGCCCGACGACATCTGGAAAGCCATTGTAAAAGCTTCTTCCGTACCCGGACTGACTTCAGCTCCGAAGCTGCAGCCCATTCAGACACGACTGGTGATGTTGCAGACCGGTATGCGGGCACCGATGGGAATCAAGGTATTTGGCCCCGATTTGAAGACCATCGAAAAGGTTGGTTTCGAGCTCGAGAAATTCCTGAAAGAGGTTCCCGGTATTAAACCGCAGTCCGTTTTTGCTGACCGGGTGGTAGGTAAACCGTATCTGGAAATCAAGATTGACCGCGATGCCATCGCCCGTTACGGGTTGACCATCCAGGATATGCAAACCTATATTTCCGGTGCGATTGGCGGAATGAAGCTGACAACAACGGTCGAAGGCCGCGAGCGTTTTCCTGTTCGGGTACGCTATGCCCGTGAGTACCGCGACAACCCGAATGATTTGAAAAATGTACTCATCCCGACACCGACCGGTGTTCAGGTTCCGCTGAGCGAACTGGCGAAAATTGAATATACGCGCGGTCCGCAGATGATTAAGAGCGAAAACACCTTCCTGGTCGGTTACGTGATTTTCGATAAAAAGCCGGGACATGCCGAAGTGGATGTAGTAGAGAATGCGCAGAAGTTCCTGCAAAAGAAAATTGCCGATGGCGAATTCAAAGTACCGGCGGGTGTGAGTTACAAGTTCACCGGTAATTACGAAAACCAGGTGAGGGCAACCAAGCGCCTGATGCTGGTGGTACCCATTTCGCTGTTGCTGATTTTCCTGATTCTCTTTTTCCAGTTCCGTTCGGTGACGACCTCGTCGATGGTCTTCAGTGGTATTTTCGTTGCCTTTGCCGGAGGTTTCCTGATGTTATGGCTCTATGGCCAGCCGTGGTTCATGAACTTCAGCGTGGCGGGAATCAACATGCGCGGCCTCTTTCAGATGCACACCATCAATCTGAGTGTGGCGGTCTGGGTCGGATTTATTGCCCTGTTCGGTATTGCCACCGACGACGGGGTGATTATGGGAACATATCTGACGCAGGTTTTTGCCAAAGAGAAACCGGAAACCATTGCACAGGTGCGTGAGTCAGTTCTTCACGCCGGGCGGAAAAGGGTTCGTCCCGCAATGATGACCGCAGCTACCGCGATTATCGCCCTGATTCCTGTTCTTACCTCTACCGGAAAAGGTTCCGATATCATGGTTCCGATGGCCATTCCCACATTTGGTGGAATGCTCATCCAGCTGATGACCATGTTCGTGGTTCCGGTTCTGTACAGCATGTGGCAGGAGAAAAAGGTGAAGAAAGCCCTCAAACAAAAATCGATTGAATCATGA
- a CDS encoding SHOCT domain-containing protein, translated as MNDCFQFGWGWGWPFGWLIWFAFIILVVLFIVRLTRGPVSQPPRDVGHDAAMTILKERYARGEISREEYLERKKTLEGN; from the coding sequence ATGAACGATTGTTTTCAGTTTGGATGGGGCTGGGGTTGGCCCTTTGGATGGCTCATTTGGTTTGCCTTTATTATTCTGGTCGTTTTGTTTATCGTGCGTTTAACACGCGGTCCGGTTTCGCAACCGCCAAGAGATGTTGGTCATGACGCTGCTATGACGATCCTGAAAGAGCGCTATGCCCGTGGCGAGATTTCGCGCGAAGAATACCTGGAGCGCAAGAAAACGCTGGAAGGAAACTAA
- a CDS encoding P-II family nitrogen regulator, translating into MRLIKAYIRYRKMEEVYDALERNGFHSMTMMECEGTGQYADQEHEHISTKYPFAEAYRVVKLEILVEKERVPELVELIRKNARTGYRGDGMVIVSPVEEVYKVRTDENGISAI; encoded by the coding sequence ATGAGACTTATCAAAGCATATATTCGTTACCGGAAAATGGAAGAAGTGTATGATGCCCTGGAGAGGAACGGTTTCCACAGCATGACGATGATGGAGTGCGAAGGGACTGGGCAATACGCCGACCAGGAGCATGAACATATCAGTACGAAGTATCCTTTTGCCGAAGCTTATCGCGTGGTAAAACTCGAAATTCTGGTCGAAAAAGAACGGGTACCGGAACTGGTGGAGTTGATTCGCAAGAATGCCCGGACCGGCTACCGGGGAGACGGAATGGTGATTGTTTCGCCGGTGGAAGAGGTGTACAAGGTAAGAACCGATGAGAATGGAATCTCTGCGATATAG
- a CDS encoding SHOCT domain-containing protein → MMHGFGNMYGMGFGMGWGWIIGLLFIIGLVWLFIRATGTHQPYHYPHHHSPAASQDVKSPVDILKERYARGEIDKEEFEQKKKDLQ, encoded by the coding sequence ATGATGCACGGATTTGGAAATATGTACGGAATGGGCTTTGGAATGGGCTGGGGCTGGATCATCGGCCTGTTGTTCATCATTGGCCTTGTTTGGCTGTTCATCCGGGCAACCGGGACACATCAGCCTTATCATTATCCTCATCATCATTCTCCCGCTGCTTCTCAGGATGTAAAATCACCGGTTGATATTCTGAAGGAGCGTTATGCACGCGGCGAGATTGACAAAGAAGAGTTTGAACAAAAGAAGAAAGACTTACAATAA
- a CDS encoding DUF302 domain-containing protein translates to MKYYIDKKLNGSFDEVIGQVTEALQKEGFGVLTEIDIQQKLKEKVDIDFRKYKILGACNPPYAYQALESEDKIGTMLPCNVVVQELESGEIEVAAVNPVASMQAVENDDLFCISTEILRKLERVIASL, encoded by the coding sequence ATGAAGTACTACATCGACAAAAAACTAAACGGCAGCTTCGACGAGGTAATCGGTCAGGTTACCGAAGCTTTGCAAAAAGAAGGTTTTGGTGTGTTGACAGAGATTGATATTCAGCAAAAGCTGAAAGAAAAAGTGGATATCGATTTCAGGAAGTACAAAATTCTGGGCGCCTGTAATCCGCCCTATGCGTACCAGGCATTGGAATCCGAAGACAAAATCGGGACGATGCTTCCCTGCAACGTGGTTGTTCAGGAACTGGAAAGCGGCGAAATTGAAGTGGCAGCCGTTAATCCGGTGGCTTCGATGCAGGCGGTTGAGAACGACGATTTGTTCTGTATTTCAACGGAGATTTTAAGAAAACTGGAACGGGTGATCGCTTCGCTTTAG
- a CDS encoding TolC family protein — protein sequence MKRLIYIIPLLFVVVLLSQEKASAQDALNGYLVQAAENNPGLKAKFNDYRASLQKVPQVGTLPDPQVMFGYFIQPVETRLGPQKAKISATQMFPWFGTLKARENVATNMAQTKYEAFEDAKSKLFYDLRSNYFNLYFTGRSIAITKENLKLLQSFRKLALVKIEAGMASTVDEYRLQMEIGELENQLAYLQDNYQTQQVAFNNRLNRDRHATVEIPDTLWVKDLPLNMQQIADSVSLQNHQVKRLDNLMAAYQAEQEAVRKAGSPKFSIGFNYIFVGKGSMSSADAGKDAFFPSVGITIPLYRRKYQAMIQEAQFKEEAATNQKLDKVNTLNSVLERANRDYQDAVRRVALFRSQLSLAHRSLNILESSYSTDGKNFEEVLRMERKVLKYALELDKARADRNASVAFIDYLMGK from the coding sequence ATGAAGCGATTAATATATATCATCCCGCTGTTGTTCGTTGTGGTTCTGCTTTCGCAGGAAAAAGCTTCGGCGCAGGACGCGCTGAACGGTTACCTGGTGCAGGCAGCGGAAAATAACCCGGGATTGAAAGCCAAATTCAATGACTACCGCGCATCACTGCAGAAAGTGCCGCAGGTAGGAACATTGCCCGATCCACAGGTCATGTTCGGTTACTTTATTCAACCGGTCGAAACCCGGCTGGGACCGCAAAAAGCGAAGATTTCAGCCACGCAGATGTTTCCCTGGTTTGGAACACTGAAGGCCCGCGAGAATGTGGCCACCAACATGGCGCAAACCAAATACGAAGCTTTTGAAGATGCCAAGTCGAAGTTGTTCTACGACTTGCGCTCCAACTACTTCAATCTCTATTTCACCGGAAGGTCGATTGCGATTACAAAGGAGAATTTGAAGTTGTTGCAATCCTTCCGGAAACTGGCGCTGGTGAAAATTGAGGCCGGCATGGCTTCCACGGTAGATGAATATCGTCTGCAAATGGAAATTGGTGAGCTGGAAAATCAGCTGGCTTATTTACAGGACAATTACCAGACGCAGCAGGTGGCGTTTAATAACCGGTTGAATCGTGACCGTCACGCAACGGTGGAGATTCCGGATACCCTATGGGTGAAAGATTTGCCGCTGAATATGCAGCAAATTGCCGATAGTGTGAGCCTGCAAAACCATCAGGTTAAACGACTGGACAACCTGATGGCGGCTTACCAGGCCGAACAGGAGGCAGTCCGCAAAGCCGGCAGCCCCAAATTTTCCATCGGGTTCAACTACATTTTCGTAGGAAAAGGCTCGATGAGCAGTGCTGATGCCGGGAAAGACGCTTTCTTCCCTTCGGTGGGAATTACCATTCCGCTGTACCGGAGAAAGTATCAGGCAATGATTCAGGAAGCGCAGTTCAAGGAAGAAGCCGCGACCAACCAGAAACTGGACAAGGTGAATACCTTGAACAGTGTTTTGGAACGGGCCAACCGCGATTACCAGGATGCTGTTCGCCGGGTGGCACTTTTCCGTAGCCAGCTGAGCCTGGCGCATCGCTCGCTGAACATTCTCGAATCGTCGTATTCAACCGACGGCAAAAACTTCGAGGAGGTGTTGCGGATGGAACGCAAGGTGTTGAAATATGCGCTGGAACTGGACAAGGCGCGGGCCGACCGGAATGCTTCAGTCGCTTTTATCGATTACTTAATGGGTAAATAA
- a CDS encoding ABC-F family ATP-binding cassette domain-containing protein gives MKPYLQVENLTKYWGELALFEHINFTISEGQKVALIAKNGTGKSTLMDLIYNINSPSEGSISIANDIRVGYLRQTPDLDPNDTVMQAAFKSSDELVETIRQYEIAVESQNHDLLAEAMEKMNRLNAWDFEVRIKQILTRLKITNFNQRISQLSGGQQKRVALANVLITEPDFLILDEPTNHLDLDMIEWLEKYLGKAKSTLFMVTHDRYFLDRVCDEILELDDQTIYRYKGNYSYYLTKREERIQQQTAEVEKAKNLYRTELEWLRRMPQARGHKAKYRIENAYKLQEKASQGRSDETVELNVQGARLGKKILEVEHLSKSFGDIRILEDFSYKFSRFEKVGIVGENGTGKSTFLNLMTGAIPADSGTIDVGETIKFGYYRQDGINFKPEDRVLDIVKDIAEVIDLGNDQVMTAAQFLNMFLFPPEVQYSYVEKLSGGEKRRLYLCTVLIQNPNFLILDEPTNDLDIMTLNVLEDYLKSFSGCVIIVSHDRFFMDKIVDHLFVFRGEGQIKDFPGNYSDYRDWKEEQDKLERKQEKQEKAEKAEPAKPDKPKPRKLTYKEKIEFEQLETEIAELEKEKASIEEAMNAGNLSPEELVEQSNRHGELQNLLDEKEMRWLELSELA, from the coding sequence ATGAAGCCATATCTTCAGGTTGAAAATCTGACAAAATACTGGGGCGAACTCGCCCTCTTCGAACATATCAACTTCACCATTTCTGAAGGACAAAAAGTGGCCCTGATCGCCAAAAACGGTACGGGTAAATCGACGTTGATGGATTTGATATACAACATCAATTCCCCCAGCGAAGGCAGCATTAGCATTGCCAACGACATTCGCGTAGGTTACCTCCGGCAAACGCCCGATTTGGACCCGAACGATACCGTGATGCAGGCCGCATTTAAGTCGTCGGACGAACTGGTGGAAACCATCCGTCAGTATGAAATCGCAGTAGAAAGTCAGAACCATGATTTACTGGCCGAAGCGATGGAGAAAATGAACCGGCTGAACGCCTGGGATTTTGAAGTGCGTATCAAGCAAATCCTGACGCGTCTGAAAATTACCAATTTCAATCAGCGCATCAGTCAGCTTTCCGGTGGACAGCAGAAACGGGTGGCACTGGCAAACGTTTTGATTACCGAACCCGACTTTCTCATTCTCGACGAGCCTACCAACCACCTCGATCTGGATATGATTGAATGGTTGGAGAAATATCTTGGAAAAGCTAAATCAACGCTTTTCATGGTAACGCACGACCGTTATTTCCTCGACCGCGTTTGCGATGAAATTCTGGAACTGGACGACCAAACTATTTACCGTTACAAGGGGAATTACTCCTACTACCTCACCAAACGCGAAGAACGAATTCAGCAACAAACAGCTGAAGTTGAGAAAGCCAAAAACCTGTATCGCACCGAACTCGAATGGCTTCGGCGAATGCCACAGGCACGGGGGCATAAAGCCAAATACCGGATAGAAAACGCATACAAGCTGCAGGAAAAAGCCTCGCAGGGACGTTCGGACGAAACTGTGGAACTGAATGTGCAAGGCGCCCGGCTGGGAAAGAAAATACTGGAGGTGGAACATCTTTCCAAAAGCTTTGGTGACATACGCATTCTGGAAGATTTCTCGTACAAATTCAGTCGTTTTGAAAAAGTCGGCATTGTCGGGGAAAACGGAACCGGCAAAAGTACATTCCTGAACCTGATGACAGGTGCGATTCCCGCCGACAGCGGAACCATTGACGTAGGCGAAACCATCAAATTCGGATACTACCGGCAGGATGGCATCAACTTTAAACCGGAAGACCGGGTGCTGGATATTGTGAAAGACATTGCAGAAGTGATTGACCTGGGCAATGACCAGGTGATGACGGCCGCACAGTTTCTGAACATGTTCCTCTTTCCGCCGGAAGTGCAATACTCGTATGTGGAAAAACTGTCGGGAGGTGAAAAGCGGCGACTGTATCTCTGCACGGTCCTGATTCAAAATCCGAATTTCCTGATTCTCGATGAGCCGACCAACGACCTCGACATCATGACGCTGAACGTATTGGAGGATTACCTGAAAAGCTTCAGCGGATGCGTGATTATCGTTTCGCACGACCGTTTCTTTATGGATAAGATTGTCGACCACCTGTTCGTGTTCCGGGGCGAAGGCCAAATCAAAGATTTTCCGGGGAATTACAGCGACTACCGCGACTGGAAGGAAGAACAGGATAAGCTGGAACGCAAACAGGAAAAACAGGAGAAAGCTGAAAAAGCGGAGCCGGCAAAGCCCGACAAGCCGAAACCACGCAAACTCACCTACAAGGAAAAGATAGAATTCGAACAGCTGGAAACGGAGATTGCTGAGCTGGAAAAAGAAAAAGCATCCATCGAAGAGGCGATGAATGCAGGTAACTTATCGCCGGAAGAACTGGTCGAACAATCCAACCGGCACGGTGAACTGCAAAACTTGCTGGACGAAAAAGAGATGCGCTGGCTCGAACTCAGCGAGCTGGCTTAA
- a CDS encoding efflux RND transporter periplasmic adaptor subunit, with translation MKFEMKKYINLSKKEWYRIGIAVVAGLLVGWLFFHGGGNNATEQANHHHEQAEAGAKKATIWTCSMHPQIRQDHPGKCPICGMDLIPLTDLKTTESTSADEIPMTEAAMKLAEVQTMTVQEGYPAKEVRLLGRVKPDERNIAELTARYGGRIDKLFVNFTGQHVRKGEKLALIYSPELITAQKELLEAIQYKNTNPDLYRAARNKLKLWNLTDAQINGIEQKGTIQEDFEVMSPISGTVTKRQVSLGDYVKTGASLFEVINLTDVWVMFDAYETDLPWLRNNDKVQFTVSSLPGETFRGKVTYIDPFIDAKTRVAHVRVEVHNPHLELKPEMFANGIITSQRAEDGKVLLIPQTAVLWTGKRSIVYVKVPNREEPTFKMREITLGPETGDNYVVADGLKEGEEIAVNGVFKIDASAQLAGKPSMMNPKGGDSGAESMPGMDMGGSKSSSSAKAKTAEKTSDAKVSEAFQQQLTIVYKAYLKMKNAFVAKQFDKVQTDAKAVQAALGKVDMEELKGDNHLAWMKQLNVMKPNIATITSTAKPDEQKAAFANFNKAFYESVKRFGLTGVTTYYQFCPMALNNKGAFWLSESSDIRNPYFGSDMLTCGETRDTIK, from the coding sequence ATGAAATTCGAAATGAAAAAATATATCAACCTGTCGAAAAAAGAGTGGTACCGCATCGGCATTGCGGTAGTAGCCGGATTGCTGGTGGGGTGGTTGTTCTTCCACGGAGGTGGAAACAACGCGACCGAACAGGCTAACCATCATCATGAGCAGGCAGAGGCCGGAGCAAAAAAAGCCACCATCTGGACCTGCTCCATGCACCCACAGATCCGTCAGGATCATCCCGGAAAATGTCCCATTTGCGGCATGGATTTGATTCCGCTAACCGATCTGAAAACAACAGAATCGACTTCAGCGGACGAAATTCCGATGACGGAAGCTGCTATGAAACTGGCCGAAGTTCAGACTATGACGGTACAGGAAGGTTATCCGGCCAAAGAAGTTCGCTTGCTGGGACGTGTAAAACCCGACGAAAGAAACATTGCCGAGTTGACAGCCCGTTATGGTGGCCGAATCGATAAGCTGTTTGTGAACTTCACCGGGCAGCATGTGCGAAAAGGAGAGAAGCTGGCGCTGATCTATTCGCCCGAGTTGATAACGGCCCAGAAAGAGTTGCTGGAAGCGATTCAGTACAAGAACACCAATCCGGATTTGTACCGGGCGGCCCGAAATAAACTGAAATTGTGGAATCTGACCGATGCACAAATTAATGGCATTGAACAGAAAGGGACCATTCAGGAAGATTTTGAGGTGATGTCACCTATTTCGGGTACGGTGACCAAACGGCAGGTGTCGCTTGGCGATTATGTGAAAACCGGAGCGAGCCTGTTCGAAGTCATTAATCTCACCGATGTATGGGTGATGTTCGATGCATATGAAACCGATTTGCCGTGGTTGCGCAACAACGACAAAGTGCAGTTTACGGTGTCTTCCCTTCCGGGAGAAACCTTCCGTGGAAAGGTGACTTACATCGATCCGTTTATCGATGCCAAAACACGCGTGGCACACGTTCGGGTGGAGGTGCACAATCCTCACCTGGAACTGAAGCCTGAAATGTTTGCCAACGGCATTATCACGTCACAGCGGGCTGAAGACGGAAAAGTGTTGCTGATTCCGCAAACAGCAGTATTATGGACAGGCAAACGCTCCATTGTGTATGTGAAAGTGCCCAACCGCGAAGAGCCGACTTTCAAAATGCGTGAAATCACGTTAGGTCCCGAAACGGGTGACAATTATGTGGTGGCTGACGGCTTGAAAGAAGGCGAAGAGATTGCCGTGAACGGCGTCTTTAAAATCGATGCATCGGCGCAGTTGGCCGGTAAACCCAGCATGATGAATCCCAAAGGCGGCGATTCCGGTGCGGAAAGTATGCCCGGAATGGATATGGGCGGAAGTAAGTCATCTTCTTCCGCGAAAGCGAAAACGGCTGAAAAAACATCCGACGCGAAGGTTTCCGAAGCATTTCAGCAACAGCTTACCATTGTGTACAAGGCTTATTTGAAGATGAAAAATGCTTTCGTCGCCAAGCAGTTCGACAAAGTACAGACCGATGCCAAAGCTGTTCAGGCAGCATTGGGAAAAGTCGATATGGAAGAGCTGAAGGGAGACAATCACCTGGCATGGATGAAGCAGCTGAATGTGATGAAGCCCAACATTGCCACGATTACGTCTACGGCAAAACCGGATGAGCAGAAAGCGGCTTTTGCAAACTTTAACAAAGCTTTCTACGAAAGTGTGAAACGCTTCGGCCTGACAGGCGTAACTACTTATTACCAGTTCTGCCCAATGGCACTCAATAACAAGGGAGCTTTTTGGTTGAGCGAGTCGTCAGATATCCGCAACCCGTATTTTGGTTCGGACATGTTGACCTGCGGCGAAACCCGCGACACTATTAAATAA